The Magnolia sinica isolate HGM2019 chromosome 3, MsV1, whole genome shotgun sequence genome includes the window tggtccacttgagcatttgccgtgtaaaatataaataaaaaaattacacttGGCTTGACCAAACAAACCAGCTAAGAATTTGGGCCCAAAGCCATTCAGTCACAGCCTGTATTGGAATTTCGTAAAACCCAACAAAAAATGGAATTGACTAGAAGTCCTGAAATTATTGCTGGGTGTGAAATCAATCTCCGTCAAGCAGTCTGATCTGAAAGTTGAGGCCTCAAATACTTGCAGAAATGTGCCTATTGTGATTCACCTGTGTTTTAAAACCTATTAACATGCTTGTACACTGTGGTGTTGGGAGGTCCAGTCCAGTCTACTTTGGAAGTTTACACGACTCAAGGGAGAAACAAAAGTGGTCTTTACCTCTTTCCAACAAATCTCATCTTTATTGCCATTGTATGACTTCACTTGCATTGTTTTAGTTTTGCTAATTTGAGTACCTCAGGCATGGAAACAAGCCATACTCATGCGAGACTGGAGCTGCTCCTAAGGTTGTCCTAACAATACCTAGGAATCAGAATCCTCTCCAATACCTGTTGTAGGCAGAGCATGCAACTATCAAGCTCTGCGAGTCCACAGTAACATGTTTGTGATATTGACTCCATTCATCAATTATGCCACCTCATGTTACAACATGATTCAACCGattaggccaatccaaaactcagatgggccacactacagggaacAATGGGATATAGTTGGGCTacaagattatttatttccagtCCATAAAATGTCCACTAACCATTCACGTAGCAAATCAGATCAGTGTAGGCTTTGACTTTCAAGCCATAGGATCCATGGATCAACCATGTgatctcaccttgatgtatttgttgtatatccatgccgtccatatgttttccatctcatttaggacccgatcccaaaccttaagaagatccaaatctcaggtggactgtatcactagaaatagtgatgaatgacattaaaagctttttgcgGGCCACAAAACATTAAAtagctgatctttatattttcccttcatacagatcttcttgacattattaaCATCtcagatttcaaataaacattacgaaaaccTTACAATAGCCCTTTGGTAATTTTgacggtgaggcactcaatcacgcTGTTTCCTATgagtgttccacctgagatttgattcTTGATAAATTTTGTAATcccatctaaaatgatctggagaaatggatggatggcgtggatatacccaaaataaaaataaaaatcatcaatGTCGTGGGTAACTCTTTTTTGATTTTTGTTCATTAGTGTAAGACAAGCTGTTCTTGTTCAGAGTAACATCAACCTCCTTCTATAAATACCCATCCTCGTAAGTTCGTAACAGAGCATAAGCAACAACAGCCATGGCCAtacagaaatctctctctcttgcttttcttcttttatttttagaatttctttcttccaATGCCTTTACAACAGCACCAGCATCCACACTTGGAGAAGCAGAGGCTCTCATGGAATGGAAAGCCACCCTCTTGTCACCACAAGCTCTCCATTCATGGTCACTTCCATCTGCTAATGCTAGTGCCAACACAATCTCTCCGTGCAAATGGTATGGGATCTCCTGCAACGGCCTTGGAAGCGTAATAGAGATAAGCTTACCCAGTGCAGGCGTACAAGGTAAGCTTCATAACTTGAGTTTCTCGTCATTTCCAAACCTCCTCCGTCTCAATCTCAGTGACAACACACTCACTGGAACCATCCCAGCTGATATCGGCACTCTTTCCAGACTCGTCTCCCTCAATATCTCTATGAATAATCTCTCTGGAGTTCTACCTCTTTCAATTGCTAACCTTTCTCACCTTTCAGAGCTCGACATCTGGTCTAATGAAATAACTGGGCCTATTCCTCCATCTTTAGGTAACTTGACCAGCCTGACAGTCCTCTACCTCTCtaaaaatcaaatttctggttcaattcctgcacaattaggaaatctcaagaatttgTTTGAGTTGGCATTGTCACAAAACAATCTGACGGGTccaatccctcctgctttaggtaatttgagaaacctcaCACTTTTGTACCTCTtcagcaatcaaatttctggttcaattcctacacaattaggaaatctcaagaatttggttgagttgGACTTGTCAAGTAACAATCTGAGTGGTCCAATCCATcttgctttaggtaatttgagaaaccttacacttttgtacctctacagcaatcaaatttctggttcaattccaccagaagttgggaatttaatgaatctGAACCATCTTGAGCTGTCAGACaaccttctaacaggttctattccttccactttagggaacttgacaAAACTGATGAACCTCCAACTCCAAagaaatcaaatttctggttcaattcctctaGAAATTGGGAATTTAGTAAATCCCAATGGGCTTGAGCTTGCTAGtaaccttctaacaggttctatcccttcctcTTTAGGAAACTTTACCAAGCTTGAACGCTTCTCTGCATTTGACAACCATTTAAATGGTGAGATCCCAAAAAGCTTTAGAAATTGCACTAGGTTAACTAGAGTTCGACTGGAGGGAAACCAGCTCATTGCAAATGTATCAGAAGTCTTTGGTGTATACCAGCATCTCTATTTCATGGATGTCAGCAACAACAGGTTGTTTGGTGAACTCTCACCAAACTGGGGAGAATGCAAAAACTTGACGAGGCTACAGTTATCTGGGAACAGGATCACTGGTAAAATTCCTCCCGAGATTGGGCAGTTGAAGCAGCTAGAGTACTTGGTCTTTCTTCAAACCTTCTAGAAGAAGAGATTCCAAAGGAATTTGAGAGGCTAACTTCTTTGTTCAATTTGAGTTTAAATGATAACCAACTTTCTGGTCAGGTACTGAAAGAGATTGGAAAACTCTCCAATTTGGAGGTTCTTGACTTGTCAATGAATCACCTAAGTGGTCCAATACCACCTCAATTAGGGGATTGCTCCAAACTCCGATATCTCAAATTGAGCGAAAACGATTTGAATGGAAGCATTCCATTGCAAATTGGTAACCTGGTATACTTACAGGATTTACTAGATCTCAGTCATAACTCGCTCAATGGAGAGATATCACCACAACTTGGGAAATTGCATGTGCTGGAAAAGTTAAACCTCTCCCACAACATGTTGTCGGGCTCCATTCCACCTTCTTTTGAAGCAATGTTCAGCTTGCAATCtattgatttttcatacaatgctTTGGAAGGTCCTCTTCCCAACAGCAAAAACTTTCAGAAGGCTCCTGCAATGGCATTCATAAAAAACAAAGGCTTATGTGGTGAAGTGCAAGGTTTGAGACCCTGCAACGCCCCTTCAATAAGGCATGGTGATGCAAGGAAAGGCCGCCAAGTTGTCATCTTCATTGTTCTTCCTCTCTTGGCAGccttgtttcttttatttatagTCGTTGGTGTTTCTTCCATTTATTCCCAAAGACGAAGAAATAAAGAGAAGGTGGTTCTTGAAAGGAGTAGCAGAaatccattttcaatatggaattatgatgggattgatgcATTTGAACAGATCGTGGAAGTGACAGAGGGTTTCGACGACAAATACTGCATCGGAATTGGAGGGTATGGAAAAGTTTACAAagcaaatctaccatcaggccaagtagtagctgtgaagaaacttCACCCACTCGAAGGTGGGGATCAATCcgatcaaagaagttttagaaatgAGATTCGAGCATTAACAGAAATCCGCCATCGTAACATTGTGAAGCTTTATGGTTTTTGTTCCCATGCTCAATTCTCATTTCTAGTCTATGAGTACATGGAAAGGGGAAGCTTGGCTGGCATCCTAAGCAACGACAGAGAAGCTGCAGAGTTTGACTGGACTCTAAGGGCGAAGGTtattaaaggtgtggcccatgcaTTATCTTACATGCACCATGATTGCACCCAACCAATTGTCCATCGAGACCTATCAAGCAACAACGTTCTGCTGAATTCGGAACTTGAGGCCTGTGTTTCTGACTTTGGCACTGCAAGATTGTTGATACCTGATTTGTCCAATTGGACTATGCTCGCCGGCACTTACGGATACATCGCTCTAGGTTAGCTGTTAATTCATTCTCCACACTATAAAAGTTTTATTAGCAATTGGTCTTTATTTTTTCTTAAgctttcccttttattttattttattttttgttggcaATTACATACTAAGGATTGTGCATAAGTTAACATACGGTTGTCAAATATTGCAATCTAGGGCAGCTGGAAGATTCCTTAATCCAACAACTGTAAGAGGCCTTGTAAAGAAACATACATGGGTTTGTATTTTTACAATCCCCAAAGtcaaaactaatataataatgcaAATGAAGATAAAAGTAAGAATGTATTTTCTTTGCTACACTTGTGGTCCATCAGTTTACATTATGCATGGTAGAGATAATGTGGTTGCATGATAAGACTAACCATTGTTGAAGTTACCCAACTAACTTATGCATATGTTATCAGCTATTAAATTTGTGATGCTGACCATTTTTCTTAACTATACATTTGTTGACCACCAATTAGATGGATAGAATCCTCCAATAACTATAATTTTTGGAACCTATTCCATCGACAATATGGGCCATgcttttagatggtgtggatatatttACATGGATATTCCAAGTGTATAGATGGATGTGTTATCACTGTTTAAGAAATGATTGAAAAAACTCGTTACTTCTGGCATACGAGTAAATGTGAAAATGATGTGTAAGGAAATAAATGTGGAAATGATGCATACGGAAATAAGGCATCCTTCAATGCTCAGCCAAGAGATCCCAGAGGATGGTTGGGTTTCCTCCATTGCACAAGGGTTGATGTGATGTCCCACATAGTGAATGCCccacactataaaaaaaaaaaaagttgttccAAGATCGAAAATCCTTGAAACAATGCCCAAAGTACCCAATCCTAGCCGATGAAATGTGCAATTACAATGATAACTACATACACATCAATGACTTGATTTACACGTGCCAACTTCTCATGCATTTGGGATTCCCGAGGCACATATAAAGGTAATCCCAAACATGCAGATGACCCAACACAATGATTAATCTGGTTCTTTTATTGAGCGGGCCACTACCATGTGAAAACAATggataattttagaaaaaattgcCAACAGTACACAATGTATACGAAACAATGGACCATCCAGACTTTTTCGATAgatcatccaaaactttggccAATTCTCTGCACCTCTCAGATGTGCTGAGTATGTCTTATTTGGCATATGCACAGTTTATAGAGATGTCTTGGGGTTAACAAGCACAAAAACTTAGAAGATATGAAATCTAGATTAAGAAATAGAGGTAGGTTTGATATATGATTAAGAGTTTAGCTATTAATGATTAAGAATGAGAAATGATCATGACTGAATCATCTTCCTTCTTGCAGAGCTTGCATATACAATAAGGGTAACTGAAAAATGTGACGTATATAGCTTTGGCGTTGTGGCACTTGAAGTGATGATGGGAAGGCATCCTGGGGAGCTCATCTCCTCTTTGACACCACCAAGTAGACAAGATACACTGCTAAAGGATATGTTGGACCAACGTCTCCCAGACCCCACAGCTGTGGTTGCACACGAAGTCATATTTGTGGTGTCCATGGCACTTTCATGCATTCGGCTGGATCCAAACTCTCGGCCAACCATGCACCATGTGGCTCAAGAGTTATCTATTGGTGGGTCTTCCTTTTCTCTAGGGCCATTCCACGCACTTACATTACATCAACTCATGGATCTTGAGGTATAGTTGGGTGGATGAAAATCATCAAGGTTGAGGGTGTGTAGTGGCAAGAACATTATTACTGTGTGTTTATTGTATGAAAATCATCGTATGTGGAGAAGGTATTTTTCTTGCTATGATATGTACGTAATTTTAGTGTGTGGAATTGCTGTTTATCTAAAATGTAGATTTTCAGGTGAAGCTTCTCTTTCTTTGTGGCTCCCACTTGAATGTTTGTATATCGTTTTTATTGTATAAGTAAAGTTATAGGTGGTGTGCTCCTACATTTCTCTTAAAAAATAGTAGACTTCTGGGATTGGTGATCAAAACCCAAATGTTATAAAGGTATGTTGGAAGAATAAAAATGTTTCATTGTATGTGTGATGGTTATCTTCTAACTGAATGTCTTCTAAACCAAAGAATTTACCTTTTAGGAGATGTTATACTTTTTTGAAATAATAGTTTTCTACTAACGTATTATTAGGAGAAGAATGGGTATATTTATTAGCGAGAGAAGGTACCAATTGTAGTTTTGTTaattgaaaaggaaaagaagaaaagagaaagaaaaaagagcaacGACTTCACACTCCGGCAATGTGACTCAAGATAATTATACTATACCTCAAGTCAAAGTGTCTActaaacatggagtggaattggcacatgaccagatgcaattccatcccacctaagcccatctaatccagcgggccaaacaggccctaaatctaCTCCATGAATAATTGGTAGGATTTGAGAGCTGATGCAGCCTGCTTTCTTCACCCATTATGTAAAGTTATAAGGACACATGAGTCACTCAAGAATAACATAATTTCACAACAAAGATGGACCACATTCCTAATATTTAAATTAAGGTGACTTGCATAAGCTCCATGAGCCCATTTCTACTTTGAATCCAGCTTTAAAATACTAGCTTGGTCCATGGGCAAAGCTTGGGCCTTTGTTAAGACCCTAATTTCATTTGCTCCTATAAGTATCCCACTCTAGTCATCCCCTAGACAACAACCCATTCTTCATGAATGCATACAGCTGGTTTCGCTTCTTTGGACATCTATTTCATTgtgtatgtgtgccccacttgatcaACAGATGGATTAACAACATTTAAATGCAAAATAGTGATTTTATCAAATTTGGGCTGGGAAGGATCGAGTCGGGCCTAGCCAATTTTCGAGGTCAGCTTTTGGTTTCTCTGCTGGGCTGGTACGGGCCATGGCATAAGTATAGGCCCAGCCCAAACCCGGCCAAGACAAACCAAGTTTGAGTCGAAAGTGAGCCTGGCCCGAGGCCCAACAGAGCTTTGGACACCAAAATATAAACGGCCAAACAGAGCATCAGAGTGGTTGGGTTGGAGAAAGGTTGCAGGTTTCTCATCTCCCACTCCAATGGGGAGACCGAGAAGAACACAGTTTCATCGAAGCCTAATATGGTAATTTCACTAATCTCTAACTCtaatctcatcatcttccatttcctcatgtaaggaaaaaagaaaagaaagaaagaaagaaaataa containing:
- the LOC131239031 gene encoding MDIS1-interacting receptor like kinase 2-like; protein product: MEWKATLLSPQALHSWSLPSANASANTISPCKWYGISCNGLGSVIEISLPSAGVQGKLHNLSFSSFPNLLRLNLSDNTLTGTIPADIGTLSRLVSLNISMNNLSGVLPLSIANLSHLSELDIWSNEITGPIPPSLGNLKNLFELALSQNNLTGPIPPALEVGNLMNLNHLELSDNLLTGSIPSTLGNLTKLMNLQLQRNQISGSIPLEIGNLVNPNGLELASNLLTGSIPSSLGNFTKLERFSAFDNHLNGEIPKSFRNCTRLTRVRLEGNQLIANVSEVFGVYQHLYFMDVSNNRLFGELSPNWGECKNLTRLQLSGNRITGKIPPEIGQLKQLEYLVLKEIGKLSNLEVLDLSMNHLSGPIPPQLGDCSKLRYLKLSENDLNGSIPLQIGNLVYLQDLLDLSHNSLNGEISPQLGKLHVLEKLNLSHNMLSGSIPPSFEAMFSLQSIDFSYNALEGPLPNSKNFQKAPAMAFIKNKGLCGEVQGLRPCNAPSIRHGDARKGRQVVIFIVLPLLAALFLLFIVVGVSSIYSQRRRNKEKVVLERSSRNPFSIWNYDGIDAFEQIVEVTEGFDDKYCIGIGGYGKVYKANLPSGQVVAVKKLHPLEGGDQSDQRSFRNEIRALTEIRHRNIVKLYGFCSHAQFSFLVYEYMERGSLAGILSNDREAAEFDWTLRAKVIKGVAHALSYMHHDCTQPIVHRDLSSNNVLLNSELEACVSDFGTARLLIPDLSNWTMLAGTYGYIALELAYTIRVTEKCDVYSFGVVALEVMMGRHPGELISSLTPPSRQDTLLKDMLDQRLPDPTAVVAHEVIFVVSMALSCIRLDPNSRPTMHHVAQELSIGGSSFSLGPFHALTLHQLMDLEV